A stretch of the Pseudomonas helvetica genome encodes the following:
- the urtE gene encoding urea ABC transporter ATP-binding subunit UrtE, translating into MLHVDKLHQYYGGSHILRGLSFEVKVGEVTCLLGRNGVGKTTLLKCLMGLLPAKEGAVNWEGKPITSFKPHQRVHAGIAYVPQGREIFGRLTVEENLLMGLSRFPGSEAREVPAFIYELFPVLLQMKQRRGGDLSGGQQQQLAIGRALASRPRLLILDEPTEGIQPSVIKEIGAVIKKLAARGDMAILLVEQFYDFAAELADQYLVMSRGEIVQQGRGENMEAEGVRGLVTI; encoded by the coding sequence ATGTTGCACGTCGACAAGCTGCACCAGTACTACGGCGGTAGCCACATCCTGCGGGGCCTGAGCTTTGAGGTGAAAGTCGGTGAAGTCACCTGCCTGCTCGGACGCAACGGTGTCGGCAAGACGACCCTGCTCAAATGCCTGATGGGTCTGTTGCCAGCCAAGGAAGGCGCGGTGAATTGGGAAGGTAAACCGATCACCTCGTTCAAGCCACATCAACGGGTTCATGCCGGCATCGCTTACGTGCCGCAAGGCCGGGAGATTTTCGGGCGGCTGACCGTGGAAGAAAACCTGCTGATGGGCCTGTCGCGCTTCCCGGGCTCCGAGGCCAGGGAAGTCCCGGCCTTCATCTATGAGCTGTTCCCGGTCTTGCTGCAAATGAAGCAACGCCGCGGTGGCGACTTGTCGGGCGGCCAGCAACAACAATTGGCCATCGGTCGCGCACTGGCCAGTCGGCCACGCTTGCTGATCCTCGACGAACCTACCGAAGGCATTCAACCGTCGGTGATCAAGGAGATTGGCGCGGTGATCAAAAAGCTCGCCGCACGAGGTGACATGGCGATCCTGCTGGTCGAGCAGTTCTACGACTTCGCCGCCGAGCTGGCCGATCAGTACCTGGTGATGTCCCGGGGCGAGATCGTCCAGCAAGGACGCGGAGAAAATATGGAAGCCGAGGGTGTGCGCGGGCTGGTTACGATCTAG
- the urtD gene encoding urea ABC transporter ATP-binding protein UrtD gives MLEPVFFPPEPNKDAGSSRDAIGLGQRVEKGLNTLHGTILTLEDISVSFDGFKALNALNLYIGVGELRCIIGPNGAGKTTLMDVITGKTRPSHGNAWFGETLDLTRMSEVQIAQAGIGRKFQKPTVFEALSVFENLELAQKTDKSVWASLRARLSGEQKDRICEVLETIRLTTSVNRPAGLLSHGQKQFLEIGMLLMQDPQLLLLDEPVAGMTDAETEFTAELFKSLAGKHSLMVVEHDMGFVGSIADHVTVLHQGSVLAEGSLAQVQDNERVIEVYLGR, from the coding sequence ATGCTTGAACCGGTCTTTTTTCCACCGGAGCCCAACAAGGACGCCGGCAGCAGCCGCGACGCCATCGGTCTGGGGCAACGTGTCGAAAAAGGCCTGAACACCCTCCACGGCACCATCCTCACCCTTGAGGACATCAGCGTCAGCTTCGATGGTTTCAAGGCACTCAACGCCTTGAACCTGTACATCGGTGTCGGCGAACTGCGCTGCATCATCGGCCCCAACGGCGCCGGCAAAACCACGCTGATGGACGTGATCACCGGCAAGACCCGGCCCAGTCACGGCAACGCCTGGTTTGGTGAAACCCTGGACCTGACACGGATGAGCGAAGTGCAGATCGCCCAGGCCGGGATCGGCCGCAAGTTCCAGAAGCCGACGGTGTTCGAAGCCTTGAGCGTGTTTGAAAACCTTGAACTGGCGCAGAAAACCGACAAGTCGGTATGGGCCAGCCTACGGGCTCGTCTGAGTGGTGAACAAAAAGATCGCATCTGCGAGGTGCTGGAGACCATTCGCCTGACCACCTCGGTCAATCGCCCGGCCGGCCTGCTGTCGCACGGGCAGAAGCAGTTTCTGGAGATCGGCATGTTGCTGATGCAAGACCCGCAACTGTTGCTGCTCGATGAACCGGTGGCGGGCATGACCGACGCCGAAACCGAATTCACCGCCGAGCTGTTCAAAAGCCTGGCCGGCAAGCATTCGCTGATGGTGGTGGAGCACGACATGGGCTTCGTCGGTTCGATTGCCGACCACGTCACGGTGCTGCACCAGGGCAGCGTGCTGGCCGAAGGGTCGCTTGCACAGGTGCAGGACAACGAGCGGGTGATCGAGGTGTATCTCGGTAGGTAA
- the urtC gene encoding urea ABC transporter permease subunit UrtC, which yields MNQPLMLTATQKAGPKVTIAVGAVILALLLALPLLSLLPADSTFHVSAYTLTLAGKILCYAIVALALDLVWGYAGLLSLGHGLFFALGGYAMGMYLMRQASGDGLPAFMTFLSWTELPWYWTGTSSFIWAMCLVVLAPGLLALVFGFFAFRSRIKGVYFSIMTQALTFAGMLLFFRNETGFGGNNGFTNFRTILGFGITEPGTRAVLFVATVLLLVASLFIGWRLAQSKFGRVLTALRDAENRLMFCGYDPRGFKLFVWVLSAVLCGLAGALYVPQVGIINPSEMSPTNSIEAAVWVALGGRGTLIGPLLGAGVVNGMKSWFTVAFPEYWLFFLGALFIVVTLYLPKGVIGLLKKRGDQ from the coding sequence ATGAACCAGCCCCTGATGCTCACGGCCACGCAAAAGGCCGGCCCCAAAGTCACGATCGCAGTGGGCGCGGTGATTCTCGCGCTGTTGCTGGCGCTGCCGCTGCTGTCATTGCTGCCTGCCGACAGCACCTTTCACGTCTCGGCCTACACACTGACGCTGGCGGGCAAGATCCTTTGCTACGCCATCGTCGCCCTGGCGCTGGATCTGGTCTGGGGTTACGCCGGTTTGCTGTCCCTGGGTCATGGCCTGTTCTTCGCCCTCGGCGGCTATGCCATGGGCATGTACCTGATGCGCCAGGCATCGGGCGATGGCCTGCCGGCATTCATGACCTTCCTCTCGTGGACCGAACTACCGTGGTACTGGACCGGCACCAGCAGCTTTATCTGGGCCATGTGCCTGGTGGTGCTGGCGCCGGGTTTGCTGGCGCTGGTGTTCGGCTTCTTCGCCTTCCGTTCGCGGATCAAGGGCGTGTACTTCTCGATCATGACCCAGGCCCTGACCTTCGCCGGGATGCTGCTGTTTTTTCGCAACGAGACCGGGTTTGGCGGCAATAACGGCTTCACCAATTTCCGCACGATCCTCGGCTTCGGCATCACTGAGCCGGGCACGCGCGCGGTGCTGTTCGTCGCCACGGTGCTGCTGTTGGTGGCCAGTCTGTTCATCGGTTGGCGCCTGGCACAAAGCAAGTTCGGCCGGGTACTGACAGCCCTGCGTGATGCGGAAAACCGCCTGATGTTCTGCGGCTACGACCCTCGCGGTTTCAAGCTGTTTGTCTGGGTCTTGAGCGCTGTGTTGTGCGGTCTGGCCGGTGCGCTGTATGTGCCGCAAGTGGGGATCATCAACCCCAGCGAAATGTCGCCGACCAACTCCATCGAAGCCGCCGTGTGGGTCGCACTCGGCGGGCGCGGCACGCTGATCGGGCCGCTGCTCGGCGCGGGTGTAGTCAATGGCATGAAGAGCTGGTTCACCGTGGCCTTTCCCGAATATTGGCTGTTTTTCCTCGGCGCGCTGTTCATCGTCGTGACCTTGTACCTGCCCAAAGGCGTGATCGGTTTGCTGAAAAAAAGAGGTGACCAATGA
- the urtB gene encoding urea ABC transporter permease subunit UrtB has product MSLYRLFLAIAFVLLPMVAYAGDAEDFVAANPVQQAKLLETWAAQPDPARIELINALQQGQLSVDGEVRILRLNNRLRGLIDTALASHQLLAADTKVRLSAAQQLQKSAKPAQLKFLDQQLAGEKDPSVHAALSLALANLQLVDADPVVRLAAVRLLGETGDPLARTRLEGLLQPGVEADATVHTAAETSLAQVKRKLLIGELLGQAFSGMSLGSILLLAALGLAITFGLLGVINMAHGEMLMLGAYSTYVVQLLFQRFAPQAIEFYPLIALPVAFFVTAGIGMALERTVIRHLYGRPLETLLATWGISLMLIQLVRLLFGAQNVEVANPAWLSGGIQVLPNLVLPYNRIVIIAFALFVVVLTWLLLNKTRLGLNVRAVTQNRNMAACCGVPTGRVDMLAFGLGSGIAGLGGVALSQVGNVGPDLGQSYIIDSFLVVVLGGVGQLAGSVLAAFGLGIANKILEPQIGAVLGKILILALIILFIQKRPQGLFALKGRVID; this is encoded by the coding sequence ATGTCCCTTTATCGCCTGTTTCTCGCTATTGCTTTTGTACTATTGCCAATGGTCGCCTATGCCGGGGACGCCGAAGACTTTGTTGCGGCCAATCCGGTGCAGCAAGCCAAGCTGTTGGAAACCTGGGCCGCGCAACCCGACCCGGCCCGCATCGAACTGATCAACGCCCTGCAACAAGGACAACTGAGCGTCGACGGCGAAGTCAGGATCCTGCGCCTGAACAATCGTCTGCGGGGCTTGATCGACACCGCACTGGCCAGCCACCAACTGCTCGCCGCTGACACCAAAGTGCGTTTGAGCGCCGCACAACAACTGCAAAAAAGCGCCAAACCAGCGCAACTGAAATTCCTCGACCAGCAACTGGCTGGCGAAAAAGACCCGAGCGTTCACGCCGCCCTGAGCCTGGCGTTGGCCAACCTGCAACTGGTAGACGCCGACCCGGTCGTGCGCCTCGCCGCAGTGCGTCTTCTGGGTGAAACCGGCGACCCGCTGGCCCGTACCCGTCTCGAAGGTTTGCTCCAACCCGGCGTCGAAGCCGACGCCACGGTGCACACGGCCGCCGAAACCAGCCTGGCGCAAGTCAAACGCAAACTGCTGATCGGTGAGCTCCTCGGCCAGGCCTTCAGTGGCATGTCGCTGGGCTCGATTCTGCTGCTGGCGGCCCTCGGCCTGGCGATCACTTTCGGCCTGCTTGGGGTGATCAACATGGCCCACGGCGAGATGCTGATGCTCGGGGCTTACTCCACTTACGTGGTGCAGTTGCTGTTCCAGCGCTTCGCCCCGCAAGCGATCGAGTTCTATCCGCTGATCGCTTTGCCGGTGGCATTTTTTGTCACCGCCGGCATCGGTATGGCGCTGGAGCGCACGGTGATTCGCCACCTTTACGGGCGGCCACTGGAAACCCTGCTCGCCACCTGGGGCATCAGCCTGATGTTGATACAGCTGGTGCGTTTGTTGTTCGGTGCGCAGAACGTCGAAGTGGCGAACCCGGCCTGGCTCTCGGGCGGGATTCAGGTACTGCCTAATCTGGTGCTGCCATACAACCGCATCGTGATCATCGCGTTCGCGCTGTTTGTGGTGGTGCTGACGTGGCTGCTGCTGAACAAGACCCGCCTCGGTCTGAACGTGCGCGCAGTCACCCAGAACCGCAACATGGCCGCCTGCTGCGGCGTACCCACCGGGCGTGTCGACATGCTCGCCTTCGGCCTCGGTTCGGGCATCGCCGGGCTTGGCGGCGTGGCCCTGAGTCAGGTCGGCAACGTCGGCCCGGACCTCGGCCAGAGCTACATCATCGACTCGTTCCTGGTGGTGGTGCTCGGCGGCGTTGGTCAGTTGGCCGGCAGTGTGCTCGCTGCGTTCGGCCTGGGGATTGCCAACAAGATTCTTGAACCACAAATCGGCGCCGTACTCGGCAAGATCCTGATCCTCGCGCTGATCATTCTGTTCATTCAGAAACGCCCGCAAGGACTCTTCGCACTCAAAGGACGGGTAATCGACTGA
- the urtA gene encoding urea ABC transporter substrate-binding protein has protein sequence MKRRSLIKAFTLSASIAAMGMTWTVQAAETIKVGILHSLSGTMAISETSLKDMALMTIDEINAKGGVNGKMLEPVVVDPASNWPLFAEKGRQLLTQDKVAVVFGCWTSVSRKSVLPVFEELNGLLFYPVQYEGEEMSPNVFYTGAAPNQQAIPAVEYLMSEEGGSAKRYFLLGTDYVYPRTTNKILRSFLHSKGVADKDIEEVYTPFGHSDYQTIVANIKKFSAGGKTAVISTVNGDSNVPFYKELANQGLKATDVPVVAFSVGEEELRGIDTKPLVGNLAAWNYFESVENPVNQKFVADWKAYAKKHNLPGADKAVTNDPMEATYVGIHMWAQAAEKAKSTDVDKVREALAGQTFAAPSGYTLTMDKTNHHLHKPVMIGEIQADGQFNVVWQTEGPIRAQPWSPFIPGNDKKPEYAVKSN, from the coding sequence ATGAAGCGTCGCAGTTTGATCAAGGCTTTCACATTATCGGCATCGATTGCCGCGATGGGCATGACCTGGACTGTCCAGGCCGCCGAGACCATCAAGGTCGGGATCCTGCATTCGTTGTCCGGGACCATGGCGATCTCCGAAACCTCGCTCAAAGACATGGCGCTGATGACCATCGACGAGATCAACGCCAAGGGCGGGGTCAACGGCAAGATGCTCGAACCGGTGGTGGTCGATCCCGCCTCGAACTGGCCGTTGTTCGCGGAAAAGGGTCGGCAATTGCTGACCCAGGACAAGGTCGCGGTGGTGTTCGGCTGCTGGACCTCAGTGTCGCGTAAATCGGTATTGCCGGTGTTCGAAGAGCTCAACGGCCTGCTGTTCTACCCGGTGCAGTACGAAGGTGAAGAGATGTCGCCGAACGTCTTCTACACCGGTGCCGCGCCGAACCAGCAGGCGATCCCGGCAGTGGAATACCTGATGAGCGAAGAAGGCGGCAGCGCCAAGCGCTACTTCCTGCTCGGCACCGACTATGTCTACCCGCGCACCACCAACAAGATCCTGCGCTCGTTCCTGCACTCCAAAGGTGTGGCTGACAAAGACATCGAAGAGGTCTACACGCCGTTCGGCCACAGCGACTATCAAACCATCGTCGCCAACATCAAAAAATTCTCGGCGGGCGGCAAGACGGCGGTCATCTCCACGGTCAACGGCGACTCCAACGTGCCGTTCTATAAAGAGCTGGCCAACCAGGGCCTGAAAGCCACCGACGTTCCAGTCGTGGCCTTCTCGGTAGGCGAAGAAGAACTGCGCGGCATCGACACCAAACCGCTGGTGGGCAACCTCGCGGCGTGGAACTACTTCGAATCGGTGGAAAACCCGGTGAACCAGAAGTTCGTCGCCGACTGGAAAGCCTATGCCAAGAAACACAACCTGCCGGGCGCCGACAAAGCGGTGACCAACGACCCGATGGAAGCCACCTACGTCGGCATCCACATGTGGGCGCAGGCCGCCGAAAAAGCCAAGTCCACCGATGTCGACAAGGTCCGTGAAGCGTTGGCCGGCCAGACCTTCGCCGCGCCGTCGGGTTACACCCTGACCATGGACAAGACCAACCACCACCTGCACAAGCCGGTGATGATCGGCGAGATCCAGGCCGACGGTCAGTTCAACGTGGTCTGGCAGACCGAGGGTCCGATCCGCGCCCAGCCGTGGAGCCCGTTCATACCGGGTAACGACAAGAAGCCGGAGTATGCGGTGAAGAGCAACTAA